Proteins encoded in a region of the Melospiza georgiana isolate bMelGeo1 chromosome 2, bMelGeo1.pri, whole genome shotgun sequence genome:
- the RPL21 gene encoding 60S ribosomal protein L21 has product MTNTKGKRRGTRYMFSRPFRKHGVVPLATYMRIYKKGDIVDIKGMGTVQKGMPHKCYHGKTGRVYNVTQHAVGIIVNKQVKGKILAKRINVRIEHIKHSKSRDSFLQRVKENERKKKEAKEKGIWVQLKRQPAPPREAHFVRTNGKDPELLEPIPYEFMA; this is encoded by the exons ATGACGAACAcaaagggaaagaggaggggGACGCGTTACATGTTCTCCAGGCCCTTCCGCAAGCATG GAGTGGTCCCTCTGGCTACCTATATGCGGATCTACAAGAAGGGTGACATAGTGGATATCAAG GGCATGGGTACTGTTCAAAAAGGCATGCCCCACAAGTGTTACCATGGCAAGACTGGAAGGGTGTATAATGTTACTCAGCACGCTGTGGGCATTATTGTTAACAAGCAGGTTAA GGGCAAGATTCTGGCCAAGAGAATTAATGTGCGTATAGAGCATATTAAACATTCCAAGAGCAGAGACAGCTTTCTGCAGCGCgtgaaggaaaatgaaaggaagaaaaaggaagcaaaagaaaaaggcatttgGGTTCAGCTGAAACGCCAG CCTGCTCCACCAAGAGAAGCACACTTTGTGAGAACTAATGGCAAGgatccagagctgctggagccaatTCCTTATGAATTCATGGCATAA
- the RASL11A gene encoding ras-like protein family member 11A — MRLPGMSQPFLLAPIAECPPGPPGAQLRLAVLGARGVGKSAMIVRFLTKRFIGDYEPNTGSLYSRLVHLDGDHVAVQIQDTPGCIQVQEDCVQVLDSLSRCVKWAEGFLLVYSITDYSSYQSIQPLYQHIRKVHPDARTPIIIVGNKADLLHARQVQAKEGLQLADELGSLFLEISTSEDSQGVCDVFQYLCKEVSKLQHAGSTDRRRSSIIPRPKSPNMQDLKRRFKQALSSKVK; from the exons ATGCGCCTGCCGGGCAtgtcccagcccttcctgctggcGCCCATCGCCGAGTGCCCTCCGGGGCCGCCCGGCGCCCAGCTCCGCCTGGCCGTGCTGGGTGCCCGCGGCGTCGGCAAGAGCG CCATGATCGTGCGGTTCCTGACCAAGCGCTTCATCGGCGACTACGAGCCCAACACAG GCAGCCTCTACTCCCGCCTCGTCCATCTGGACGGGGACCACGTTGCCGTGCAGATCCAAGACACGCCGGGGTGCATTCAG GTGCAGGAGGACTGCGTGCAGGTGCTGGACTCCCTGTCCCGGTGTGTGAAGTGGGCAGAGGGCTTCCTGCTGGTCTACTCCATCACAGACTACAGCAGCTACCAGTCCATCCAGCCTCTGTACCAGCACATTCGCAAGGTGCACCCCGACGCCAGGACTCCCATCATTATTGTGGGGAACAAAGCAGATCTCCTCCATGCCAGGCAAGTGCAGGCAAAAGAGGGACTACAGCTGGCAGATGaactgggcagcctgttcttgGAAATCTCCACCAGTGAGGACTCCCAAGGTGTCTGTGATGTCTTCCAGTACCTTTGCAAGGAGGTCAGCAAACTACAGCATGCCGGCAGCACGGACAGGAGGCGGTCATCCATCATCCCTCGGCCCAAATCTCCCAACATGCAAGATCTAAAGAGACGTTTCAAACAGGCTTTATCTTCCAAAGTCAAGTAA